In a single window of the Globicephala melas chromosome 10, mGloMel1.2, whole genome shotgun sequence genome:
- the PRPH gene encoding peripherin isoform X2: MSHPSGLRSGVSSTYYRRTFGPPPSLSPGALSYSSSSRFSSSRLLGSASPGSSVRLGSFRSPRAAAGALLRLPSERLDFSMAEALNQEFLATRSNEKQELQELNDRFANFIEKVRFLEQQNAALRGELSQARGQEPARADQLCQQELRELRRELELLGRERDRVQVERDGLAEDLAALKQRLEEETRKREDAEHSLVLFRKDVDDATLSRLELERKIESLMDEIEFLKKLHEEELRDLQMSVESQQVQQVEVEATVKPELTAALRDIRAQYESIAAKNLQEAEEWYKSKYADLSDAANRNHEALRQAKQEMNESRRQIQSLTCEVDGLRGTNEALLRQLRELEEQFALEAGGYQAGTARLEEELRQLKEEMARHLREYQELLNVKMALDIEIATYRKLLEGEESRISVPVHSFASLSIKTTVPEVEPPQESHSRKMVLIKTIETRDGEVVTESHKEQRSELDKSSTHSY; this comes from the exons ATGAGCCACCCGTCGGGCCTCCGGTCCGGCGTCAGTTCCACCTACTACCGCCGCACCTTCGGGCCACCGCCCTCGCTGTCCCCGGGGGCCCTCTCCTACTCTTCCAGCTCCCGCTTCTCGAGCAGCCGCCTGCTGGGCTCGGCGTCCCCCGGCTCCTCCGTGCGCCTAGGCAGTTTCCGCAGTCCCCGGGCGGCCGCGGGCGCCCTCCTGCGCCTGCCCTCGGAGCGCCTCGACTTCTCCATGGCCGAGGCCCTCAACCAGGAGTTCCTggccacgcgcagcaacgagaAGCAGGAGCTGCAGGAGCTCAACGACCGCTTCGCCAACTTCATCGAGAAGGTGCGCTTCCTGGAGCAGCAGAACGCGGCCTTGCGCGGGGAGCTGAGCCAGGCCCGGGGCCAGGAGCCGGCGCGCGCCGACCAGCTGTGCCAGCAGGAGCTGCGCGAGCTGCGGAGGGAGCTAGAGCTGCTGGGCCGCGAGCGAGACCGGGTGCAGGTGGAGCGCGACGGGCTGGCGGAGGACCTGGCGGCGCTCAAGCAGAG GCTGGAGGAGGAGACTCGCAAGCGCGAGGATGCGGAGCACAGCCTCGTGCTTTTCCGTAAG GACGTGGACGACGCCACCCTGTCCCGCCTGGAGCTAGAGCGCAAGATTGAGTCTCTGATGGATGAGATTGAGTTCCTCAAGAAGCTGCACGAGGAG GAGCTGAGAGACCTGCAGATGAGCGTGGAGAGCCAGCAGGTGCAGCAGGTCGAGGTGGAGGCGACCGTGAAGCCCGAGCTGACGGCGGCGCTGAGGGACATCCGTGCCCAGTACGAGAGCATCGCAGCGAAGAACCTGCAGGAAGCAGAAGAGTGGTACAAGTCCAAG TACGCGGACCTGTCTGACGCCGCCAACCGGAACCACGAGGCCCTGCGCCAGGCCAAGCAGGAGATGAACGAGTCGCGACGCCAGATCCAGAGCCTGACGTGCGAGGTGGATGGGCTTCGCGGCACG aacGAGGCGCTGCTCAGACAGCTGCGGGAGCTGGAGGAGCAGTTTGCCCTGGAAGCCGGCGGGTACCAGGCGGGCACCGCACGGCTCGAGGAGGAGCTGCGGCAGCTAAAGGAGGAGATGGCGCGACACCTGCGAGAGTACCAGGAGCTCCTCAACGTCAAGATGGCCCTGGACATCGAGATCGCCACCTACCGGAAGCTACTTGAGGGCGAGGAGAGCCG GATCTCCGTGCCAGTCCATTCCTTTGCATCCTTAAGTATAAAGACGACTG TGCCTGAGGTGGAGCCTCCCCAGGAGAGCCACAGCCGGAAGATGGTTCTGATCAAGACCATTGAGACCAGGGATGGGGAG GTGGTGACAGAGTCTCACAAGGAGCAGCGCAGTGAGCTGGACAAGTCTTCTACTCACAGCTACTGA
- the PRPH gene encoding peripherin isoform X1, translating into MSHPSGLRSGVSSTYYRRTFGPPPSLSPGALSYSSSSRFSSSRLLGSASPGSSVRLGSFRSPRAAAGALLRLPSERLDFSMAEALNQEFLATRSNEKQELQELNDRFANFIEKVRFLEQQNAALRGELSQARGQEPARADQLCQQELRELRRELELLGRERDRVQVERDGLAEDLAALKQRLEEETRKREDAEHSLVLFRKDVDDATLSRLELERKIESLMDEIEFLKKLHEEELRDLQMSVESQQVQQVEVEATVKPELTAALRDIRAQYESIAAKNLQEAEEWYKSKYADLSDAANRNHEALRQAKQEMNESRRQIQSLTCEVDGLRGTNEALLRQLRELEEQFALEAGGYQAGTARLEEELRQLKEEMARHLREYQELLNVKMALDIEIATYRKLLEGEESRISVPVHSFASLSIKTTVPEVEPPQESHSRKMVLIKTIETRDGEQVVTESHKEQRSELDKSSTHSY; encoded by the exons ATGAGCCACCCGTCGGGCCTCCGGTCCGGCGTCAGTTCCACCTACTACCGCCGCACCTTCGGGCCACCGCCCTCGCTGTCCCCGGGGGCCCTCTCCTACTCTTCCAGCTCCCGCTTCTCGAGCAGCCGCCTGCTGGGCTCGGCGTCCCCCGGCTCCTCCGTGCGCCTAGGCAGTTTCCGCAGTCCCCGGGCGGCCGCGGGCGCCCTCCTGCGCCTGCCCTCGGAGCGCCTCGACTTCTCCATGGCCGAGGCCCTCAACCAGGAGTTCCTggccacgcgcagcaacgagaAGCAGGAGCTGCAGGAGCTCAACGACCGCTTCGCCAACTTCATCGAGAAGGTGCGCTTCCTGGAGCAGCAGAACGCGGCCTTGCGCGGGGAGCTGAGCCAGGCCCGGGGCCAGGAGCCGGCGCGCGCCGACCAGCTGTGCCAGCAGGAGCTGCGCGAGCTGCGGAGGGAGCTAGAGCTGCTGGGCCGCGAGCGAGACCGGGTGCAGGTGGAGCGCGACGGGCTGGCGGAGGACCTGGCGGCGCTCAAGCAGAG GCTGGAGGAGGAGACTCGCAAGCGCGAGGATGCGGAGCACAGCCTCGTGCTTTTCCGTAAG GACGTGGACGACGCCACCCTGTCCCGCCTGGAGCTAGAGCGCAAGATTGAGTCTCTGATGGATGAGATTGAGTTCCTCAAGAAGCTGCACGAGGAG GAGCTGAGAGACCTGCAGATGAGCGTGGAGAGCCAGCAGGTGCAGCAGGTCGAGGTGGAGGCGACCGTGAAGCCCGAGCTGACGGCGGCGCTGAGGGACATCCGTGCCCAGTACGAGAGCATCGCAGCGAAGAACCTGCAGGAAGCAGAAGAGTGGTACAAGTCCAAG TACGCGGACCTGTCTGACGCCGCCAACCGGAACCACGAGGCCCTGCGCCAGGCCAAGCAGGAGATGAACGAGTCGCGACGCCAGATCCAGAGCCTGACGTGCGAGGTGGATGGGCTTCGCGGCACG aacGAGGCGCTGCTCAGACAGCTGCGGGAGCTGGAGGAGCAGTTTGCCCTGGAAGCCGGCGGGTACCAGGCGGGCACCGCACGGCTCGAGGAGGAGCTGCGGCAGCTAAAGGAGGAGATGGCGCGACACCTGCGAGAGTACCAGGAGCTCCTCAACGTCAAGATGGCCCTGGACATCGAGATCGCCACCTACCGGAAGCTACTTGAGGGCGAGGAGAGCCG GATCTCCGTGCCAGTCCATTCCTTTGCATCCTTAAGTATAAAGACGACTG TGCCTGAGGTGGAGCCTCCCCAGGAGAGCCACAGCCGGAAGATGGTTCTGATCAAGACCATTGAGACCAGGGATGGGGAG CAGGTGGTGACAGAGTCTCACAAGGAGCAGCGCAGTGAGCTGGACAAGTCTTCTACTCACAGCTACTGA